In the bacterium genome, one interval contains:
- a CDS encoding choice-of-anchor D domain-containing protein, giving the protein MKLLRRVFSVLCLLCGGTSLWAQTVAPPTFVPTALNFPATAIGETSVALSVSLQPGEIGSFQARVGDAAHFEIVEDSCTIEPLPIGQSCSFSVVFKPEQFGHYASALVLIDAQGQLINFIPLEGLGIDGSFIPSTADSPSPTQVLLSAQSLDFPATDLYAQSELQSLTLTNVGTSELRVKTITLGGDDPASFSLVETCSLLPIKPGSTCSIGAHFTPMENGSLQGALAVAGNAEGAPIVIRLQGNGGAAAPPPSSGGCSLSPAPVTPLGTVYLGLALSVLVLGFRRRLK; this is encoded by the coding sequence ATGAAACTTCTGCGACGCGTCTTTTCGGTTCTGTGCCTTCTCTGCGGGGGGACCAGCCTTTGGGCCCAAACCGTGGCCCCACCGACCTTCGTTCCAACGGCTTTGAATTTCCCGGCAACCGCCATCGGCGAGACCTCGGTCGCGCTCAGCGTCAGCCTGCAGCCCGGCGAGATCGGAAGCTTCCAAGCCCGGGTCGGCGACGCGGCCCATTTCGAGATCGTCGAGGACAGCTGCACCATCGAGCCCCTTCCCATCGGCCAAAGCTGCAGTTTCTCGGTCGTCTTCAAGCCGGAGCAATTCGGCCATTATGCCTCGGCCCTGGTCTTGATCGACGCCCAAGGCCAATTGATCAATTTCATTCCCCTGGAAGGCTTGGGCATCGACGGCAGCTTCATTCCTTCGACAGCCGATTCGCCGAGCCCGACCCAGGTCCTGCTTTCGGCTCAATCGCTGGATTTCCCCGCCACCGATCTCTACGCCCAAAGCGAGCTGCAGAGCCTGACCCTCACCAACGTCGGGACCTCCGAGCTGCGGGTGAAAACCATCACGTTGGGCGGTGACGATCCCGCGAGCTTCAGCTTGGTCGAAACCTGCTCTTTGCTTCCGATCAAGCCGGGGTCCACTTGCAGTATCGGCGCCCACTTCACGCCGATGGAGAACGGTTCCCTGCAAGGCGCGCTCGCCGTCGCCGGCAACGCCGAAGGCGCGCCGATCGTGATTCGCCTGCAGGGCAACGGCGGCGCGGCCGCGCCGCCGCCGAGCTCCGGCGGCTGCTCGCTTTCGCCGGCCCCGGTCACGCCGCTCGGGACTGTTTATCTAGGCCTGGCGCTTTCCGT